In a genomic window of Lepisosteus oculatus isolate fLepOcu1 chromosome 5, fLepOcu1.hap2, whole genome shotgun sequence:
- the mrps31 gene encoding small ribosomal subunit protein mS31, whose product MYRKLILYSSRSKRVTGSVFETGLFSPKDSSVSTSKILAVDMRVVAFSTTTAISKEREEASGPEEVQSTTSEKEQGKSGKESLLDLLGAMKVEVTTKKKFRGLNVQKGKEFSRDAPGALESATSMFQKATSHIESQSVTLSPELVAAASAVASSMPNKRQAESELLQQLRKHESVSDVQKKGQTKNIGNIIADMKIGKRPNIRTSARAANQIHFDDDGRGYIHDRGVNSNLEGVRNRKGLFVGKRLNIFQVPPDTAELEPRDSSPSLWDMELANQIAAVTKHPPRNGFEEMIQWTHDGKLWRYPINNEEGLEEEADIPFHEHVFLEKHLEDFPKQGPIRHFMELVITGLSKNPYLTVRQKTEHIAWFREYFQQKEDLLKEAEVYLN is encoded by the exons ATGTACCGAAAACTTATTTTATACTCTTCTAGAAGTAAACGTGTTACTGgttcagtctttgaaacaggTTTATTCAGTCCTAAAGACAGCAGTGTGTCCACGAGTAAAATCCTAGCCGTGGATATGAG agTGGTGGCCTTCAGCACCACAACTGCGATCTCAAAGGAGAGAGAAGAGGCTTCTGGTCCAGAAGAGGTGCAGAGCACCACCAGTGAGAAGGAGCAGGGAAAGTCTGGGAAAGAGAGTCTGTTGGACCTCTTAGGAGCCATGAAGGTAGAGGTGACCACAAAGAAGAAATTCCGTGGTCTGAACGTTCAGAAAGGCAAAGAATTTTCCAGAGATGCTCCTGGAGCACTTGAGAGTGCAACCAGCATGTTCCAGAAAGCTACCAGTCACATAGAGTCCCAGAG tGTGACCTTGAGTCCAGAGCTGGTTGCTGCTGCCTCTGCTGTTGCCTCCTCAATGCCCAATAAGAGACAAGCTGAATCGGAACTCCTTCAGCAGCTGAGAAAACACGAGTCTGTATCAGACGTTCAGAAGAAAGGACAGACAAAAAATATCGG GAACATCATTGCTGACATGAAGATTGGTAAGCGTCCCAACATACGCACCAGTGCCAGAGCAGCCAATCAGATTCACTTTGATGATGATGGGCGGGGTTATATCCATGACAGAGGTGTGAACAGCAATCTTGAAGGTGTGCGCAACAG GAAAGGCTTATTTGTTGGCAAAAGGCTTAACATCTTCCAAGTTCCCCCTGACACAGCAGAATTAGAGCCCAGAG ATTCCTCTCCATCCTTGTGGGATATGGAGCTGGCCAATCAGATCGCAGCGGTGACCAAACATCCACCTCGGAACGGCTTTGAGGAGATGATCCAGTGGACTCATGATGGGAAGCTTTGGCGGTATCCTATTAACAACGAAGAGG GTCTAGAGGAGGAAGCTGACATCCCGTTCCATGAGCACGTGTTCCTAGAGAAACACCTGGAGGATTTTCCAAAGCAAGGCCCCATCCGTCACTTCATGGAGCTGGTGATCACTGGGCTGTCCAAAAACCCCTATCTCACTGTCAGACAGAAGACAGAGCACATAGCTTGGTTCAGAGAGTACTTCCAGCAGAAGGAGGACTTGCTGAAGGAGGCCGAAGTCTACCTCAACTGA